A DNA window from Hordeum vulgare subsp. vulgare chromosome 1H, MorexV3_pseudomolecules_assembly, whole genome shotgun sequence contains the following coding sequences:
- the LOC123409965 gene encoding probable inactive receptor kinase At5g16590, translated as MDKQRRELRLRQWLVVPWVIVVMVGAGLATAELAESELEEFRDERGGLVALRDGLRSAKDLHSNWTGPPCHGGRSRWYGVSCDGDGRVVGVRLDGVQLTGALPAGALRGVARLATLSLRDNAIHGALPGLAGLDRLRVIDLSSNRFSGPIPRRYAAALPALRRLELQDNLLNGTVPAFTQGELTVFNVSYNFLQGEVPDTRALRRFPASAFGHNLKLCGETVNAACRSGSTSTDDGGRAAGNRDDRVVRPEDNGDGGRAARNSRHFKLAAWSVVAIALIAAMVPFAAVLIFLHQTKKSREVRLGGRATPTGAPDIKDKAEQGKLSGSGSGSSSGSRNAQAQLHFFRADKPAGFDLDDLFRSTAEMLGKGRLGITYRVTLEAGPAVVVVKRLRNMGHVPRKDFAHTMQLLGKLRHENVVEVVACYHSKEEKLAVYEHVPGRSLFELLHENRGEGRMPLPWPARLSIAKGMARGLAYLHRSMPFFHRPPHGNLKSSNVIILSKPNGKYQHPHVVPKLTDYGFHPLLPHHAHRLAAAKCPEYARGKRPSSRADVFCFGLVLLEVVTGKLPVDEADGDMAEWARLALSHEWSTDILDVEIVGELERHGDMLRLTEVALMCAAVEPDRRPKMPDVVRMIDEIGGDADERGRWELVVG; from the exons ATGGATAAGCAGAGGCGCGAGCTTCGGCTACGGCAATGGCTGGTGGTTCCATGGGTTATCGTGGTCATGGTGGGAGCTGGTCTGGCGACGGCGGAGTTGGCGGAGTCGGAGCTGGAGGAGTTCCGCGACGAGCGGGGCGGGCTGGTGGCGCTGCGCGACGGGCTGCGGTCGGCCAAGGACCTGCACTCCAACTGGACGGGCCCGCCGTGCCACGGCGGGCGGAGCCGGTGGTACGGCGTCTCCTGCGACGGCGATGGGCGCGTGGTTGGCGTCAGGCTCGACGGGGTTCAGCTCACGGGCGCGCTCCCCGCTGGCGCGCTCCGCGGAGTCGCGCGGCTTGCCACGCTCAGCTTGCGTGACAACGCCATCCACGGCGCGCTCCCTGGGCTTGCCGGGTTGGACCGGCTCCGCGTCATCGACCTGTCGAGCAACCGGTTCTCGGGCCCGATCCCGCGCCGATACGCCGCGGCTCTCCCCGCGCTCAGGCGGCTCGAGCTGCAGGACAACCTGCTCAACGGCACCGTGCCGGCGTTCACGCAGGGCGAGCTCACCGTCTTCAACGTGTCCTATAACTTCCTCCAGGGCGAGGTCCCGGATACGCGTGCGCTCCGCCGGTTCCCCGCGAGCGCTTTTGGCCACAACCTCAAGCTCTGCGGCGAGACCGTGAACGCCGCGTGCCGGTCGGGCTCGACCTCCACCGATGATGGAGGCCGAGCAGCCGGCAACCGCGACGATCGGGTGGTCAGGCCGGAGGACAACGGCGATGGCGGGCGAGCCGCGCGCAACTCAAGACACTTCAAGTTGGCGGCGTGGAGCGTCGTGGCGATCGCCCTTATCGCCGCGATGGTGCCGttcgccgccgtgctcatcttcctgCATCAGACCAAGAAGAGCCGGGAGGTGCGTCTCGGTGGCCGTGCTACACCGACAGGAGCGCCGGACATCAAGGATAAAGCCGAGCAAGGCAAGTTGagtggcagcggcagcggcagcagcagcgGGAGCCGGAACGCGCAGGCGCAGCTGCACTTCTTCCGTGCCGACAAGCCGGCCGGCTTCGACCTCGACGACCTGTTCCGTTCGACGGCGGAGATGCTCGGCAAGGGACGGCTGGGGATCACCTACCGCGTGACGCTCGAGGCCGGCCCCGCCGTCGTCGTGGTAAAGCGGCTGCGCAACATGGGGCACGTGCCGCGCAAGGACTTCGCGCACACCATGCAGCTGCTGGGCAAGCTCCGGCACGAGAACGTGGTGGAGGTCGTCGCGTGCTACCATTCCAAGGAGGAGAAGCTGGCCGTCTACGAGCACGTGCCCGGGCGCAGCCTCTTCGAGCTCCTGCACG AGAACAGAGGCGAAGGCAGGATGCCGCTGCCGTGGCCGGCGAGGCTGTCGATCGCGAAGGGCATGGCGCGCGGGCTGGCCTACCTGCACCGGTCGATGCCGTTCTTCCACCGGCCGCCACACGGCAACCTCAAGTCGTCCAACGTGATCATCCTGTCGAAGCCCAACGGCAAGTATCAGCACCCGCACGTGGTGCCGAAGCTCACGGACTACGGCTTCCACCCGCTGCTCCCGCACCACGCGCACAGGCTGGCCGCGGCCAAGTGCCCGGAGTACGCGCGCGGCAAGCGGCCGTCGTCCCGAGCTGACGTGTTCTGCTTCGGCCTCGTGCTGCTGGAGGTGGTGACGGGGAAGTTGCCGGTGGACGAGGCTGACGGCGACATGGCGGAGTGGGCGCGTCTGGCGCTGAGCCACGAGTGGTCCACGGACATACTCGACGTGGAGATCGTCGGCGAGCTGGAACGGCACGGGGACATGCTAAGGCTCACGGAGGTCGCGCTGATGTGCGCTGCCGTCGAGCCCGACAGGCGGCCCAAGATGCCCGACGTCGTCAGGATGATCGACGAGATCGGCGGCGACGCGGacgagagagggaggtgggagctCGTCGTAGGATGA